Below is a window of Inquilinus sp. KBS0705 DNA.
CGCCCTTTTTTACATCCGCGACATTTCGGAAAACTCAAAGGTTATCCTTAAAAACAATTACGAATCGTTAAGCTTTGCGCGAGAGATGCGTAACGTGTTAGATGAGAACAGCTTACCGCTATCGCCGGGGTCATCACAAAAATTTGATGCCGAGCTGATAAAGCAGGAACACAATATAACCGAGCGCGGTGAAGGGGAACTAACGGCAAATTTACGCGCTGCATTTACCCAATTAAAAGCCCCCGCTACTAACCCGACAACCCGGTTACAGGCCGACAGGACCATTAGAAAAAGCCTCAGCGAAATTGAGCGCCTTAACATGAATGCCATAGTGCGCAAAAACGATCATGCGCGGGCTTCAGTTAGCCGTGCAACCTTGTTTTTAGGCTTGGTTGGCACTTTTACCTTCCTGGTGCTATTCAGCTTCAGTGTTAATTTCCCGGGGTTTATTGCCAACCCGTTGCGTGCCCTTTTAGAGGGTATCCGCGAGATTGGACAAAAAAACTACAACAAACGCCTGCACTTTGAAAAGAACGACGAGTTTGCCGAAGTGGCCGGCGCCTTTAACTTAATGGCATCGCGCTTAAACGAGTGGGAGAACAGCAACCTGGCTACCGTAATATCCGAAAAACGGCGAATAGAGACCATTATTGAGCAAATGCAGGATGCCATTTTTGGTATCAACGAAAAGCAGGAAATACTTTTTATGAATGATGCCGCGCGTAAAACACTGAATATCAACGACGAAAAAGTTATCGGCAAAAATGTGGGCCAGTTGCTGCAAAGTAACGATCTGTTCAAAAGCATCCTGAAAGATGAAGCTACTATTAAGCCTTTTAAGATAGTGCTCGACGGCCGCGAAGCCTACTTTCAGTTGCAAAGCAGCGATATTGTTATCGCTAATATTGATGAGCCAACCGCGGTATTACGTATAGCAAACCGCTCGGCCGGCAAGGTTTATATATTGCGCA
It encodes the following:
- a CDS encoding PAS domain-containing protein; this translates as MKVKTKLRLGFGFLFIVVLFFGATALFYIRDISENSKVILKNNYESLSFAREMRNVLDENSLPLSPGSSQKFDAELIKQEHNITERGEGELTANLRAAFTQLKAPATNPTTRLQADRTIRKSLSEIERLNMNAIVRKNDHARASVSRATLFLGLVGTFTFLVLFSFSVNFPGFIANPLRALLEGIREIGQKNYNKRLHFEKNDEFAEVAGAFNLMASRLNEWENSNLATVISEKRRIETIIEQMQDAIFGINEKQEILFMNDAARKTLNINDEKVIGKNVGQLLQSNDLFKSILKDEATIKPFKIVLDGREAYFQLQSSDIVIANIDEPTAVLRIANRSAGKVYILRNITEFKERDEAKTNFIATISHELKTPISSIKMSLKLLNDQRIGTINAEQEQLINHIKDDNDRLLKITSELLELSQVETGNIQLNFVPVNPMQIVDYALTAINFQAQQKQVQLEVLKDDNLPDVQADVEKTAWVLVNFLSNALRYSAEKSRIIIQVTQHRTQVEFSVKDFGKGIDEAYQKRLFDRYFQVPTDGQNKSGSGLGLAISKDFINAQGGQIGVTSEIGEGSRFYFALPAI